In Dehalococcoidia bacterium, one genomic interval encodes:
- a CDS encoding bifunctional riboflavin kinase/FAD synthetase, translating into MSLEEDLGHLSPTRDSALTIGVFDGVHRGHRHLVDALVEEARNSGLLAGVVTFKNHPITVLRPGARVQLLTDVSERIRLLNELGVDFVAAVEFDTALAGLSSRDFLGVLASELRMRKLVVGPDFAMGRDRDGSVETLPAITSDLGAGFKAIDLVTDPSGIVKSTAIRKQIADGDVSTAANLLGRNFSINGTVGGGLQRGREMGFPTANLEVESDLIIPGDGIYATWAHLESGTHMAATSIGLRPTFDDGENRTIEAFLLDFSEDIYGQLIRLEFVRRLRGEEKYDTVEALMEQIDRDVQDTRSALS; encoded by the coding sequence ATGAGCCTAGAAGAAGACCTCGGCCATCTCTCTCCGACACGCGATTCGGCCCTGACGATAGGCGTGTTCGACGGGGTCCATCGGGGACACCGGCACCTCGTTGACGCCCTCGTGGAGGAAGCGCGAAACTCTGGGCTCCTCGCCGGCGTCGTAACCTTCAAGAACCATCCGATTACCGTCCTGAGACCCGGCGCTCGGGTGCAACTCCTGACGGACGTCTCAGAGAGGATCCGGCTGCTGAATGAGCTGGGCGTTGACTTCGTCGCCGCTGTTGAATTTGACACTGCCCTGGCAGGCCTGTCATCTCGGGACTTCCTGGGCGTGCTCGCTAGTGAACTGAGGATGCGAAAGCTGGTCGTCGGCCCTGACTTCGCGATGGGTCGAGATCGCGACGGCAGCGTCGAGACCCTTCCCGCGATCACCTCCGACCTCGGGGCCGGGTTCAAGGCGATCGATCTGGTCACCGACCCGTCTGGCATCGTGAAGAGCACCGCAATCAGGAAACAGATCGCAGACGGCGACGTATCCACGGCAGCCAACCTGCTTGGCCGCAATTTCTCGATTAACGGAACAGTGGGCGGCGGTCTGCAACGCGGGCGCGAAATGGGATTTCCGACCGCCAACCTGGAAGTGGAATCAGACCTTATCATCCCAGGCGATGGCATCTACGCTACGTGGGCACACCTTGAGTCGGGCACACACATGGCGGCAACCAGCATCGGCCTCAGACCCACCTTCGACGACGGTGAGAACCGCACCATCGAGGCGTTCCTGCTGGACTTCTCTGAGGACATCTACGGCCAGTTGATCCGGCTTGAGTTCGTCAGACGCCTCCGTGGGGAAGAGAAGTACGACACAGTCGAAGCGCTCATGGAGCAGATAGACAGGGACGTTCAGGATACAAGGTCCGCGCTGTCCTAG
- a CDS encoding dienelactone hydrolase family protein produces MWNQFNTGDYEGMIAETVTISGYNGDRTNAYFARPLGSGPYPSIVLIHHLPGWDELYREIARRFAHQGYVVACPDLFARFGQGTPDDIASAARAKGGVSDDSVLADAEGAAGFLNSLPYTNGKVGIIGSCSGGRHSYMVACRSNAFDAVVDLWGGRVVMAADALTPQQPVAPIDLTPDLSTPLLGIFGNDDASPSPEEVDQHEEALKANGKDYEFHRYDGAGHGFWYHDRAIYRPEQTMDSFAKVLDFFEKNLG; encoded by the coding sequence ATGTGGAACCAGTTCAACACCGGCGACTATGAAGGCATGATCGCCGAGACCGTCACCATCAGCGGGTACAACGGTGACCGCACCAACGCGTACTTCGCCCGGCCCCTGGGGTCGGGCCCCTACCCATCGATCGTACTGATCCATCACCTGCCGGGCTGGGACGAGCTCTATAGAGAGATCGCCCGACGATTCGCCCACCAGGGGTACGTCGTCGCATGTCCCGACCTGTTCGCACGCTTCGGTCAGGGCACGCCGGACGACATCGCGTCGGCTGCCCGCGCGAAGGGAGGCGTATCCGACGACAGCGTCCTGGCCGATGCCGAAGGCGCCGCGGGCTTCCTGAACTCACTGCCCTACACCAACGGCAAAGTAGGGATCATAGGAAGCTGTTCAGGCGGACGCCACTCTTACATGGTGGCCTGCCGGTCCAACGCCTTCGACGCTGTAGTAGACCTTTGGGGAGGCAGGGTCGTCATGGCGGCGGACGCGCTGACGCCTCAGCAGCCAGTCGCCCCAATCGATCTGACTCCCGACCTTTCGACACCGCTTCTTGGCATCTTCGGCAACGACGACGCGTCTCCCTCGCCTGAAGAGGTGGACCAGCACGAAGAGGCGCTGAAGGCCAACGGCAAGGACTACGAGTTCCACCGCTACGACGGAGCTGGACACGGCTTCTGGTACCACGA